Proteins co-encoded in one Bacillus paramycoides genomic window:
- a CDS encoding methyl-accepting chemotaxis protein, producing MNFISIRKKLMFMMGTICVLFGIALAFILFFAIDQSRQAEALQKEISPLATQLKERGDAYQVQLSALRGYLLQHDQVELDKFNSMSKLLEDKKEQLLSNPNLSQSVKNTMESGSAWRKFIEEKVFTLAKEQKWEEALQVAYAENGTVYKVIGDFTNYSNEQAKLRDQSIAKIDQSSLQIEYVIFLSLVICIIVAITLAWWFSGKLVKPIQQIDSKLKELSSHEGDLTARLQVNSNDEIGTIATSFNKMLENLQHIINRVQKTSVEVQNASENMLEKTNVSREATIKVQSSMSSLNASIQSQSASMEESSTAMDDMTVSVQRIAESASSVTELAVATSEQANDGSTVIQKSVSQMTTIHEAVNATSEVVERLITHTKYIDTAVQSISNIAEQTNLLALNASIEAARAGEQGKGFAVVADEVRKLAEQSKTAATDINQLLHQIQQDTETANSMMSQGRSEASEGIHVIREAGNSFTTIVEQVNKVSTQMQDISATAEEMAASAEEMNASLNNIASISTEVSSETAATAQSAEKKVITMNEMTQTARQMKQTVEELDQLVSHFKTE from the coding sequence ATGAATTTTATTAGCATTCGAAAAAAACTAATGTTCATGATGGGAACGATTTGCGTTTTATTTGGTATCGCCTTAGCTTTTATTTTATTTTTTGCTATTGACCAATCTCGTCAAGCTGAAGCATTACAAAAAGAAATTTCCCCTTTGGCAACACAATTGAAAGAACGCGGGGATGCTTATCAAGTACAGCTCTCTGCTTTAAGAGGTTATTTATTACAACATGATCAAGTCGAATTAGACAAATTTAACTCCATGAGTAAACTTCTTGAAGATAAGAAAGAGCAACTTCTTTCAAATCCTAACCTTTCTCAATCTGTGAAAAACACAATGGAATCAGGATCGGCTTGGAGAAAATTTATTGAAGAAAAAGTTTTCACCCTTGCAAAAGAACAAAAATGGGAAGAGGCTTTACAAGTAGCTTATGCAGAAAATGGTACTGTTTATAAAGTAATTGGTGACTTCACAAATTATAGTAATGAACAAGCTAAGCTACGTGATCAATCTATCGCAAAAATTGATCAATCTTCACTACAAATTGAATATGTGATCTTCCTATCACTTGTTATTTGTATTATCGTAGCTATCACTCTTGCATGGTGGTTCTCTGGTAAACTTGTAAAACCAATTCAACAAATTGATAGTAAACTAAAAGAATTATCATCTCATGAAGGTGACTTAACAGCCCGCCTACAAGTAAATAGTAATGATGAAATTGGTACGATCGCAACATCATTTAATAAAATGTTAGAAAACCTACAACATATCATCAATCGTGTTCAAAAAACATCTGTGGAAGTACAAAACGCTTCTGAAAATATGTTAGAAAAGACGAATGTATCACGTGAGGCAACAATAAAAGTTCAAAGCTCGATGTCTAGCTTAAATGCAAGTATTCAATCGCAATCTGCTAGCATGGAAGAAAGCTCAACTGCAATGGACGATATGACAGTAAGTGTTCAGCGCATTGCTGAATCTGCTTCATCTGTAACTGAACTTGCTGTAGCTACATCTGAACAAGCTAACGATGGAAGTACCGTTATTCAAAAATCTGTTTCACAAATGACAACGATACACGAAGCGGTAAATGCTACGTCAGAAGTAGTCGAACGTCTAATCACTCATACAAAATATATTGATACAGCAGTACAATCTATTTCTAATATTGCAGAACAAACAAACTTACTTGCTTTAAACGCCTCTATCGAAGCAGCTCGTGCTGGCGAACAAGGAAAAGGCTTCGCTGTCGTAGCTGACGAAGTTCGAAAACTTGCTGAACAATCAAAAACAGCGGCAACAGATATTAACCAGCTACTACATCAAATTCAACAAGACACTGAAACTGCTAACTCTATGATGTCACAAGGCCGTTCGGAAGCATCTGAAGGCATCCATGTTATTCGTGAAGCTGGCAATTCTTTCACAACAATTGTAGAACAAGTAAATAAAGTATCTACTCAAATGCAAGATATCTCAGCAACTGCTGAAGAAATGGCTGCAAGTGCTGAAGAAATGAACGCTTCACTGAATAACATCGCTTCTATTTCGACTGAAGTATCTAGTGAAACAGCGGCAACAGCACAATCTGCTGAGAAAAAAGTCATTACGATGAATGAAATGACACAAACTGCTAGACAAATGAAACAAACAGTTGAAGAATTAGATCAACTTGTGTCTCATTTTAAAACTGAATAG
- a CDS encoding metal-sulfur cluster assembly factor — MSQQAFEEKLYANLEAVIDPELGVDIINLGLVYDVTADENNNAVITMTMTSIGCPMAGQIVSDVKKVLSTNVPEVNEIEVNVVWNPPWSKERMSRMAKIALGIRD, encoded by the coding sequence ATGTCACAACAAGCATTTGAAGAAAAGTTATATGCAAACTTAGAAGCTGTTATTGACCCTGAACTCGGTGTTGATATTATCAATCTTGGATTAGTTTATGACGTTACGGCAGATGAAAATAATAATGCTGTCATTACGATGACGATGACTTCTATCGGTTGTCCAATGGCTGGGCAGATTGTATCAGACGTTAAAAAAGTATTATCAACGAACGTACCTGAAGTCAATGAAATAGAAGTAAATGTCGTTTGGAATCCGCCCTGGTCTAAAGAACGTATGTCACGTATGGCAAAAATCGCATTAGGTATTCGCGACTAA
- the nprB gene encoding neutral protease NprB, giving the protein MKKQVISSALALTVIAGGFGATTTKAEEQKIQYHQEFKTPAYIGEEWKAPEGLGKKETVFQYLESKKDMFKLAGNIDKHFNVVGEEKDAESGTTHVKLVEKHNNIPVYGSDQTVTLDKENNVKAFFGQVIPNLDDKNIPASASISAEQAETIAKADIEKEVGQVKNYDGVKKDLFVYEKDGNYYLAYLVKASVSKPAPGYWHYFVDATNGNVIEKYNAVDHITGFGYGVLGARQSFEIAQDEKTGAFNLFDGKRGQGVHTFNADNMDENLFNLFSQWFGYTGLEVESKSKFFDDKAAVDAHVNAGKVYDYYKKTFNRNSFDDKGAKLISSVHVGENWNNAAWNGVQMMYGDGDGTTFIPLSAGLDVIGHELTHAVTEHTANLVYKNESGALNESLSDIMGVMVEKKSWDLGADIYTPDKPGDALRSLKDPASIPNPLKPSEGYPDHYNKRYTGTADNGGVHINSSINNKAAYLVSEGGEHYDVKVTGVGREATEKIYYRALTKYLTANSDFKMMRQAALQSAEDLYGKDSKAVQAVTKAYDAVGVK; this is encoded by the coding sequence GTGAAAAAGCAAGTCATTTCATCAGCATTAGCGTTAACTGTTATCGCCGGGGGATTTGGAGCAACGACAACGAAAGCGGAAGAACAAAAAATTCAATATCATCAAGAGTTTAAAACACCTGCATACATAGGTGAAGAATGGAAAGCACCAGAAGGACTAGGTAAAAAAGAAACGGTCTTTCAATATTTAGAGAGTAAGAAAGATATGTTCAAATTAGCAGGAAATATTGATAAACACTTTAATGTCGTTGGGGAAGAAAAAGACGCTGAATCTGGCACAACACACGTGAAGCTAGTTGAAAAACATAATAACATTCCTGTGTATGGTTCAGATCAAACTGTTACACTAGATAAAGAGAATAATGTAAAAGCATTCTTCGGACAAGTTATTCCGAATTTAGATGATAAAAATATTCCTGCATCTGCAAGTATTAGTGCGGAACAAGCAGAAACAATTGCAAAGGCAGATATTGAGAAAGAAGTTGGCCAAGTAAAGAATTATGATGGTGTGAAAAAAGATTTATTTGTGTATGAAAAAGATGGGAATTATTATCTGGCATACCTTGTTAAGGCATCGGTCTCAAAGCCAGCTCCAGGATATTGGCATTATTTTGTTGATGCAACGAATGGAAATGTAATTGAGAAATATAATGCTGTAGATCACATTACAGGATTCGGTTACGGAGTTTTAGGGGCTAGACAATCATTTGAAATTGCGCAAGATGAGAAAACAGGAGCGTTCAATTTATTTGACGGTAAACGTGGACAAGGTGTTCATACATTTAATGCAGATAATATGGATGAAAATTTATTTAACCTATTCTCGCAATGGTTTGGATATACAGGTCTAGAAGTAGAAAGTAAAAGTAAATTCTTTGATGACAAAGCAGCGGTTGATGCGCATGTAAATGCAGGAAAAGTATACGATTATTATAAAAAGACGTTTAATCGTAATTCTTTCGATGATAAAGGTGCGAAACTTATTTCCTCTGTTCACGTAGGTGAAAACTGGAATAACGCAGCTTGGAACGGTGTACAAATGATGTATGGTGATGGTGATGGTACAACATTTATTCCATTATCAGCCGGCCTAGATGTTATCGGTCACGAATTAACGCATGCTGTAACTGAACATACAGCAAATCTTGTTTATAAAAATGAGTCAGGTGCGTTAAATGAATCGTTATCTGATATTATGGGTGTCATGGTTGAGAAGAAGAGCTGGGATTTAGGTGCTGACATTTATACACCGGATAAACCTGGTGATGCACTTCGCTCTCTGAAAGATCCAGCATCTATTCCAAATCCATTAAAGCCAAGTGAAGGCTACCCAGATCACTACAATAAACGCTACACTGGAACAGCTGATAATGGCGGCGTTCATATTAACAGTAGTATTAACAATAAAGCTGCATATTTAGTATCTGAAGGCGGCGAGCATTACGACGTGAAAGTAACTGGAGTAGGCCGTGAAGCGACAGAAAAAATTTATTACCGTGCTCTTACGAAATATTTAACTGCAAACTCTGACTTTAAGATGATGCGTCAAGCGGCACTTCAGTCAGCTGAAGATTTATATGGTAAAGATTCTAAAGCTGTACAAGCTGTAACGAAAGCTTACGATGCAGTAGGCGTAAAATAA
- a CDS encoding pirin family protein → MFRKVDHKNMGRANHGWLNTHFHFSFANYYNPNNMNFGALRVINDDLVAAQTGFDMHPHRDMEIISYVVDGALTHEDSMGNRGTIERGHVQYMSAGTGVFHSEHNLGNETLRLLQIWILPDRADHKPNYGEFKFDWSKRENEWFHMVSPLEGEAPIRIHQDANLYSLSLDAGKEIRFPVKEGRQLYLVQIEGSSVINGENLVMRDAAEAVEEDIHIEAKEQSHYLAIELKKQ, encoded by the coding sequence ATGTTTAGAAAAGTTGATCATAAAAATATGGGAAGAGCAAATCACGGTTGGCTAAATACACATTTTCATTTTTCATTTGCGAATTATTATAATCCTAATAACATGAACTTCGGTGCATTACGTGTAATTAATGATGACCTAGTAGCGGCACAAACTGGTTTTGATATGCATCCGCACCGAGATATGGAAATCATTTCGTACGTTGTAGATGGTGCTTTAACACATGAGGATAGCATGGGAAATCGTGGAACAATTGAGCGGGGGCATGTTCAATATATGAGTGCTGGCACAGGGGTATTTCATAGTGAGCATAATTTAGGAAATGAAACATTACGTTTACTACAAATTTGGATTTTACCAGACCGTGCGGATCATAAACCAAACTATGGTGAGTTTAAATTTGATTGGAGCAAACGTGAAAACGAATGGTTTCATATGGTATCTCCATTAGAAGGAGAGGCACCAATTCGAATTCACCAAGATGCGAATTTATATTCTTTATCGTTAGATGCTGGAAAAGAAATTCGTTTTCCTGTGAAAGAAGGCCGTCAATTGTACCTTGTACAAATTGAAGGAAGTAGTGTAATCAATGGTGAAAATCTTGTTATGCGTGATGCAGCAGAAGCGGTGGAAGAAGATATTCATATTGAAGCGAAAGAGCAATCTCATTATTTAGCAATTGAATTGAAAAAACAATAA
- a CDS encoding MarR family winged helix-turn-helix transcriptional regulator, giving the protein MKTEDRLGLLLWFRLSRFYNKSIRETNQHLKEWNVSAAQFDVLAQVGGHGRLTQQELGNKLFVTKGNITQLLNKMEQLEWILREQEGTTKYISLTEKGKALYEEIVPPQETFQAEQFQNLNVEEQQQLLQLLKKLQ; this is encoded by the coding sequence ATGAAAACAGAAGATAGGCTCGGATTACTATTATGGTTTCGTTTATCACGTTTTTACAACAAAAGTATTCGTGAGACGAATCAGCATTTGAAAGAATGGAATGTATCTGCCGCTCAGTTTGATGTACTAGCTCAAGTTGGAGGGCATGGTCGTTTAACGCAGCAAGAGCTTGGGAATAAGCTATTTGTTACAAAGGGAAATATCACACAGCTTTTAAATAAAATGGAGCAGCTGGAGTGGATTCTTCGTGAACAAGAAGGTACTACAAAATATATTTCGTTAACAGAAAAGGGAAAAGCTTTATATGAAGAAATCGTCCCGCCTCAAGAAACATTCCAAGCGGAGCAGTTTCAAAATTTAAATGTAGAAGAACAGCAGCAATTATTACAATTACTAAAAAAATTACAGTGA
- a CDS encoding DUF3920 family protein, translating to MELQFQNVYQQVENWYVLDSELPWDVKRLRDDLFSLIEVCKTPVIFCDTCDANHVLLSLGEEEEEFLFPVGGFYHKEKQLIFVCMWEEYEQVLKTLLHEFRHAMQHKRDILYVGSELYEDRWIEKDARKFAERKLDEYKNRKLM from the coding sequence ATGGAACTCCAGTTTCAAAATGTATATCAACAGGTGGAGAATTGGTATGTGTTGGATTCGGAGCTTCCTTGGGATGTCAAAAGGCTTAGAGACGATTTGTTTTCACTTATTGAAGTATGTAAAACGCCAGTTATTTTTTGTGATACGTGTGATGCGAATCATGTCCTTCTATCATTAGGAGAAGAAGAAGAGGAATTTTTATTCCCAGTAGGTGGTTTTTATCATAAAGAAAAACAATTAATTTTTGTTTGTATGTGGGAAGAGTATGAGCAAGTGCTCAAAACACTACTGCATGAATTTCGCCATGCAATGCAACATAAGAGAGACATATTGTATGTTGGAAGTGAATTGTACGAAGATAGATGGATTGAGAAAGATGCGAGGAAGTTCGCGGAGAGGAAGTTAGATGAATATAAAAATAGAAAGTTAATGTAA
- a CDS encoding cation:proton antiporter yields MDTLIFEVGTALVLVAIAAVIAGKFKFSVIPFLIVLGMLVGPHAPTIGVIDFKFIESASVISFLGRIGVLFLLFYLGLEFSMKKLIKSGRSIAIGGTIYILINFSLGLLYGFIMGFPLLEILIIAGIITISSSAIVAKVLVDLRRTGNNETELILGIIMFEDIFLAVYLSVVSGLVLGDHASFLGALTSIGIALGYMLLFFIVARKATPLLNKLLNISSDEIFIIVVFASLFFIAGFSETIHVAEAIGALLLGLVFSETEHSDRIEHLVVPFRDFFGAIFFFSFGLSIDPFSLGGAIWLTLGAVLLTIIGNFVAGMIAGRQAGLSHKASTNIGLTIVSRGEFSIIMANIGIAGGLMSVLKPFSALYVLILSILGPLLTKESKNVYKFLNKIFKWDTKAN; encoded by the coding sequence ATGGATACGTTAATTTTTGAAGTTGGTACAGCGTTAGTATTAGTTGCAATTGCGGCAGTAATTGCTGGAAAGTTTAAATTCTCAGTCATTCCGTTTCTAATTGTTCTTGGGATGTTAGTAGGGCCACACGCCCCGACAATAGGTGTGATCGATTTCAAGTTTATTGAAAGTGCAAGTGTCATTTCCTTCCTTGGACGGATTGGTGTTCTGTTCCTTCTGTTCTATCTAGGGTTAGAGTTTTCGATGAAAAAACTGATTAAATCTGGACGTTCTATTGCAATTGGCGGAACGATCTATATTTTAATTAACTTTTCACTTGGGTTATTATACGGATTTATAATGGGATTCCCTTTACTAGAAATCTTAATTATTGCGGGTATTATTACGATTTCTTCTAGCGCTATCGTTGCAAAGGTGTTAGTGGATCTAAGAAGAACTGGTAATAATGAGACCGAATTAATTTTAGGAATTATCATGTTCGAAGATATATTCCTTGCTGTATATTTATCAGTTGTTTCAGGCTTAGTTCTAGGGGATCATGCTTCCTTCCTAGGTGCTCTTACTTCAATTGGAATTGCTTTAGGATACATGCTTCTATTCTTTATTGTAGCTAGAAAGGCGACGCCGTTATTAAATAAATTGCTCAATATTAGTTCGGATGAAATTTTCATTATTGTAGTATTTGCTTCCTTATTCTTTATTGCAGGATTCTCGGAAACAATTCACGTTGCCGAAGCAATTGGGGCACTTCTTTTAGGGTTAGTTTTCTCTGAGACAGAGCATAGTGACAGAATTGAACATCTCGTTGTTCCATTTAGAGACTTCTTCGGAGCTATTTTCTTCTTCAGTTTCGGATTAAGTATCGATCCGTTCTCACTAGGAGGAGCGATATGGTTAACGTTAGGTGCTGTCCTTCTTACAATCATCGGAAACTTTGTAGCAGGGATGATTGCAGGACGACAAGCTGGATTATCTCATAAAGCGTCAACAAATATTGGATTAACAATCGTTTCAAGAGGAGAATTCTCTATCATTATGGCCAATATCGGTATCGCCGGTGGTTTAATGTCAGTCTTGAAGCCATTCTCAGCACTATACGTGCTTATACTATCCATCTTAGGTCCGCTCTTGACGAAAGAGTCAAAGAATGTATATAAATTTTTAAATAAAATCTTTAAGTGGGATACGAAGGCTAACTAA
- a CDS encoding cation:proton antiporter regulatory subunit, with product MNIRESELPGIGYKFQIVTKGNEKMVIVIHDDGRREMYHFNSDHEESISSISLRDSEARQIAAILGGMVYKPRALENVEMVFEGLAIEWFKVENAAPALGKTIGDLEIRKTYSVTIIAVMKKNMKKLFNPGPETVIEEGDMLVVSGEREEIKKIINELLSNRGTD from the coding sequence ATGAATATTAGAGAAAGTGAACTTCCGGGTATTGGTTATAAGTTTCAAATCGTTACGAAAGGTAACGAAAAGATGGTGATTGTTATTCATGATGATGGGCGTAGAGAAATGTATCATTTTAATTCAGACCATGAAGAAAGTATCTCAAGTATTTCGTTACGTGACTCAGAGGCAAGACAAATCGCAGCAATATTAGGTGGAATGGTATATAAGCCTAGAGCGTTAGAAAATGTTGAAATGGTCTTTGAAGGTTTAGCGATTGAGTGGTTTAAAGTAGAGAATGCTGCTCCAGCGCTTGGAAAAACAATCGGTGATCTTGAAATAAGAAAAACATATAGCGTAACGATCATTGCAGTTATGAAAAAGAATATGAAAAAGCTATTTAATCCAGGGCCAGAAACGGTAATTGAAGAAGGCGATATGCTTGTAGTTTCAGGTGAGAGAGAAGAAATTAAAAAGATTATTAATGAGTTACTTTCGAATAGGGGGACTGACTAG
- a CDS encoding alanine/glycine:cation symporter family protein, producing MVDIFSRFLEVTNNILWSYILIAMLIGFGLYFSFKLKFVQITHFGEMVGLISKGFNRKEKKKDSISPFQAFCLSAAARIGIGNLAGVALAISMGGPGAVFWMWFIAILGAATSFVECTLAQIYKVKDGSRFRGGPAYYMEKGLNKRWMGIWFSLLITVAYGLIFNSVQANTVTIAFENAFGLERTLVGALLALLVAVIIFGGIKSISRITEMIVPPMAIIYIGVAIFVVINNFTMLPSIFIEIFNGAFGLDQAIAGGIGAAIKFGIQRGLFATEAGMGSSPNAAATSDVSHPVKQGLVQALGVFVDTFLVCTSTAFIVLCSGLYKGSNLEGIELTQNALSSQIGPWASTFLAIIIFLFAFSSLLGNYYYGETNIAFIKESKAWLMIYRVAVVGMVFFGSIAALKTVWSLADLFMGLMVFTNLIAISFLSKFAYAALVDYIKQKKQGKNPVFVASSIPGLQNTECWDGQDVEEKQKAV from the coding sequence ATGGTTGATATCTTTAGCAGATTCCTTGAGGTAACGAATAATATTTTATGGTCATATATTCTTATTGCAATGCTAATCGGCTTCGGTCTTTATTTCTCATTTAAATTAAAATTCGTCCAAATTACTCATTTCGGTGAGATGGTCGGTTTAATTAGTAAAGGATTTAATCGAAAAGAAAAAAAGAAAGATAGCATCTCTCCATTCCAAGCATTTTGCTTAAGTGCAGCAGCACGTATCGGTATCGGAAATTTAGCTGGTGTAGCATTAGCCATTTCAATGGGGGGACCTGGCGCAGTATTTTGGATGTGGTTTATCGCCATCCTTGGAGCAGCTACTAGTTTCGTAGAATGTACGCTCGCGCAAATTTATAAAGTAAAAGATGGAAGTAGATTCCGTGGTGGACCAGCATATTACATGGAAAAAGGATTAAACAAACGCTGGATGGGTATTTGGTTCTCACTTCTTATTACAGTTGCGTACGGATTAATTTTCAATTCCGTACAAGCAAATACAGTAACAATAGCATTTGAAAATGCTTTTGGACTAGAGCGAACTCTCGTAGGAGCTCTATTAGCTTTATTAGTGGCAGTTATTATTTTTGGTGGTATTAAGAGCATTTCACGTATTACAGAAATGATCGTTCCGCCAATGGCAATTATTTATATTGGTGTGGCAATTTTCGTCGTTATTAACAACTTCACTATGTTACCAAGCATTTTTATAGAAATATTTAATGGTGCATTCGGTTTAGACCAAGCTATCGCTGGTGGTATTGGAGCAGCAATCAAGTTCGGAATTCAGCGCGGTCTATTCGCGACAGAAGCAGGTATGGGTAGCTCTCCTAACGCAGCAGCAACATCAGATGTATCTCATCCTGTAAAACAAGGACTTGTTCAAGCATTAGGAGTTTTCGTAGACACATTCTTAGTATGTACATCAACAGCGTTTATCGTATTATGTTCTGGACTTTACAAAGGATCGAATTTAGAAGGTATTGAATTGACACAAAATGCATTAAGCTCACAAATTGGACCGTGGGCAAGCACTTTCTTAGCGATTATTATTTTCCTATTCGCTTTCAGTTCTTTACTAGGAAACTACTATTATGGTGAAACAAATATCGCATTCATTAAAGAAAGCAAAGCATGGTTAATGATTTATCGTGTTGCAGTTGTCGGAATGGTATTCTTCGGATCAATTGCTGCCCTTAAAACAGTTTGGAGTTTAGCTGATTTATTCATGGGACTAATGGTATTCACAAACTTAATTGCCATCTCATTCCTAAGCAAATTTGCCTACGCAGCATTAGTAGACTATATTAAGCAAAAGAAACAAGGAAAAAATCCTGTTTTCGTTGCAAGTTCTATCCCTGGCTTACAGAATACAGAGTGCTGGGATGGACAGGATGTAGAAGAAAAACAGAAGGCTGTGTAA
- a CDS encoding Dps family protein, whose amino-acid sequence MNKQVIEVLNKQVADWSVLFTKLHNFHWYVKGPQFFTLHEKFEELYTESATHIDEIAERILAIGGKPVATMKEYLEISTIQEAAYGETAEGMVEAIMKDYEMMLVELKKGMEIAQDSDDEMTSDLLLGIYTELEKHAWMLRAFLNQ is encoded by the coding sequence ATGAACAAACAAGTAATCGAAGTATTAAACAAACAAGTAGCAGACTGGAGCGTTTTATTCACAAAATTACACAACTTCCATTGGTACGTAAAAGGACCTCAATTCTTCACATTACATGAGAAATTCGAAGAGCTTTACACAGAATCAGCTACTCACATCGACGAAATTGCAGAACGTATTTTAGCAATTGGTGGTAAACCAGTAGCAACAATGAAAGAATACCTAGAAATATCTACTATTCAAGAAGCAGCATACGGAGAAACTGCAGAAGGGATGGTCGAAGCAATCATGAAAGACTACGAAATGATGTTAGTCGAACTGAAAAAAGGCATGGAAATCGCTCAAGACTCTGACGATGAAATGACATCTGACCTACTACTAGGCATCTACACAGAACTAGAAAAACACGCTTGGATGCTACGTGCGTTCTTGAATCAATAA
- a CDS encoding TIGR00730 family Rossman fold protein: protein MFAGSNLGERPEFKEQAIELGKMFVENDYELVYGGSCVGLMGEVANEVLRLGGRVTGVMPRGLFRGEIVHTGLTELIEVETMHERKAKMAELADAFIALPGGYGTFEELFEVVCWSQIGIHNKPVGLLNIKDFYGPILQMVECAAEEGFMNPSNKELIVSAETADKLIHAIQNYERPVLGTKWKQLS, encoded by the coding sequence GTGTTTGCAGGTTCTAATTTAGGGGAGAGACCAGAATTTAAAGAGCAGGCAATAGAGTTAGGGAAAATGTTTGTTGAGAACGATTATGAGCTTGTATACGGTGGTTCATGCGTTGGATTAATGGGAGAAGTAGCGAATGAGGTTCTTCGTTTAGGCGGGCGTGTAACAGGTGTTATGCCGCGCGGTCTATTCCGAGGAGAAATCGTGCATACAGGATTAACAGAATTAATTGAAGTAGAAACGATGCACGAGCGCAAGGCGAAAATGGCAGAGCTTGCGGATGCTTTTATCGCATTACCAGGCGGATACGGAACGTTTGAAGAACTATTTGAAGTAGTATGCTGGTCACAAATTGGTATACATAATAAGCCGGTTGGTTTATTGAATATAAAAGACTTTTACGGACCAATTTTGCAAATGGTTGAATGCGCAGCGGAAGAAGGATTTATGAATCCGTCAAATAAAGAGTTGATCGTTTCAGCTGAGACGGCAGATAAACTAATTCATGCAATCCAAAATTACGAGCGTCCTGTTTTAGGAACGAAGTGGAAGCAGTTATCATAA
- a CDS encoding MazG nucleotide pyrophosphohydrolase domain-containing protein, protein MDIVAFQRWVEEFYEKRSWSQYNSFIRLNFLTEEVGEVSRVVRAIEIGRDRPDEDAKTEEELKQELKEELGDVLSNLIILSQKYDLDLQDIMEAHVTKLSKRFETSK, encoded by the coding sequence ATGGATATCGTCGCATTTCAAAGATGGGTGGAGGAATTTTACGAAAAACGAAGCTGGTCACAGTACAATTCCTTTATTCGCTTAAATTTCTTAACAGAGGAAGTTGGGGAAGTTTCACGCGTTGTTCGCGCTATTGAAATCGGTCGTGATCGCCCTGATGAAGACGCTAAGACAGAAGAAGAGCTAAAACAAGAACTAAAAGAAGAACTTGGTGATGTACTATCTAACCTTATTATTCTTTCGCAAAAATATGATTTAGACTTACAAGACATTATGGAAGCTCACGTCACAAAGCTTTCGAAAAGGTTCGAGACATCTAAATGA
- a CDS encoding ferritin yields the protein MLSKKLHDALNDQMNFEFYSAHAYMAMAAYCTAESYDGFANFFLVQAEEERFHAMKLYNYINDRGERAIITGFDNPNNEYESVLNAFEVALEHEREVTKRIYTLSDIAWDEREHATITFLKWFVDEQVEEEASFDSIIQKLKRITSDSNALFMLDAELEKRTFTPPAE from the coding sequence ATGTTATCTAAAAAATTGCACGACGCACTAAATGATCAAATGAACTTTGAATTTTACTCTGCCCATGCTTACATGGCAATGGCTGCTTACTGTACAGCGGAGAGCTATGATGGCTTCGCTAACTTTTTCCTTGTACAAGCTGAAGAAGAGCGTTTCCACGCAATGAAGCTCTACAACTACATTAATGACCGCGGTGAGCGCGCTATTATTACTGGATTTGATAATCCGAATAACGAATATGAATCTGTACTGAACGCTTTTGAAGTGGCACTTGAGCACGAGCGTGAAGTAACGAAGCGTATTTACACCTTATCTGATATCGCTTGGGATGAGCGTGAGCACGCAACAATTACATTCTTAAAATGGTTCGTCGATGAGCAAGTAGAAGAAGAAGCTTCATTCGATAGCATCATCCAAAAATTAAAACGTATTACAAGCGATTCAAACGCATTATTTATGCTAGATGCTGAATTAGAGAAACGTACATTTACGCCTCCAGCTGAATAG